A single window of Fervidicoccus fontis Kam940 DNA harbors:
- a CDS encoding DUF2192 domain-containing protein produces MEKGKKVYRKKVSVAIDVLSEALERGEISREEMAELLRKKYRENKISPFRGIALPSDIYDKELATLYVIGKYGMGVMYDYPEFFESVFSKEMEYERAIEVLSSDASDEEKRKIVSGIFGGIPSSNDVARMLRIAFTKVIFGFAEEKELLDLFSAIKRALPECEKDVSNFARFYIGFKIAEKITIGEIKSRVEKEATKQAMNLSVNLGMNMPDDKYIYVIARKVFKVPEEILERVLSVKERGGKGEERNEAHEEDSE; encoded by the coding sequence TTGGAGAAGGGAAAGAAGGTTTACAGGAAGAAGGTTTCCGTCGCAATAGATGTGCTGAGCGAGGCTCTCGAGAGAGGGGAAATAAGCAGGGAGGAGATGGCTGAGCTCCTCAGGAAGAAGTACAGAGAGAATAAGATCTCCCCGTTCAGAGGGATAGCCCTTCCTTCTGACATCTACGATAAGGAGCTCGCGACGCTTTACGTTATAGGGAAGTACGGCATGGGGGTTATGTACGACTATCCCGAATTTTTCGAGAGCGTCTTTTCAAAGGAGATGGAATATGAGAGGGCTATAGAGGTCCTCTCCAGCGACGCATCAGATGAGGAGAAGAGGAAGATCGTGAGCGGAATATTCGGCGGTATACCATCGAGCAACGATGTGGCCAGAATGCTGAGGATAGCGTTCACGAAGGTTATCTTCGGCTTCGCTGAGGAGAAGGAGCTGCTCGATCTCTTTTCTGCGATAAAAAGGGCTCTTCCTGAGTGCGAGAAGGATGTGAGCAACTTCGCCAGGTTCTACATAGGCTTCAAAATTGCAGAGAAGATAACGATAGGTGAGATAAAGAGCAGGGTTGAAAAGGAGGCTACAAAGCAGGCGATGAACTTGAGCGTGAACTTGGGAATGAACATGCCGGACGACAAGTACATTTACGTCATCGCAAGGAAGGTCTTTAAGGTCCCCGAGGAGATTCTGGAAAGAGTTCTGAGCGTGAAGGAAAGAGGAGGGAAGGGGGAGGAGAGGAATGAAGCTCACGAAGAGGATAGCGAATGA